The following proteins come from a genomic window of Montipora foliosa isolate CH-2021 chromosome 2, ASM3666993v2, whole genome shotgun sequence:
- the LOC137992363 gene encoding acetylcholine receptor subunit alpha-like isoform X1, giving the protein MNCWFHMASRSSGRRIAVLGTLLTLFGVATSQGSHRNDHEHKLLKDLFQNYSKEARPVMNKSQAIKVQFDLAYSQLIYLDSKNQILSSKVWLRQMWNNPFLKWNPDNYGGIEAINIDPSLIWRPDIILHNNIGFGETGAIYNFDTKAVLKYTGYTEWFAPTEIHSICKIDITYFPFDEQKCPLVFGSWTYTGNKLNLTNARDAADLSKYTVSGEWELIDATLNRHEVTYSCCPHPFIDITYTIQVKRRVLFYMMNLIIPCIVLAVLTVFSFYLPPESGERMGLVITILLGLTVFMMVFTDNVPRTSEVTPLIGKYSVTVLVQVTVALLVTCSILRVYHRDPERNMPNWFRKLVFDILGPMLLALPSEERTKLQQEEKNRNFYASKVQGAPYEVHHSQNHLMVSLPKLISPKRGDGEIGSKCFHTSMGSNLSLTPADERMEEIACGMRTIVAHLKDAQDSDAKVNDWHHAAAVLDIAFFWITAITILGSTLAFYFMIPN; this is encoded by the exons GTTCTCACCGAAATGACCACGAGCACAAGTTACTCAAGGATCTGTTCCAAAACTACAGCAAGGAAGCTCGACCAGTAATGAACAAGTCCCAGGCAATCAAGGTTCAGTTTGATCTGGCATACAGTCAACTTATTTACCTG GATAGCAAAAATCAAATACTTTCAAGCAAAGTGTGGCTGAGGCAG ATGTGGAACAATCCATTTCTAAAATGGAATCCTGATAATTATGGCGGAATAGAAGCAATCAATATTGACCCGAGCCTAATATGGAGACCTGACATCATCCTCCACAACAA CATTGGGTTTGGTGAAACCGGTGCAATTTACAATTTTGACACCAAGGCTGTGCTCAAATACACTGGATATACAGAATGGTTTGCACCCACAGAAATACACAGCATCTGCAAAATCGATATCACCTATTTCCCATTTGACGAGCAGAAATGTCCGCTGGTATTCGGTTCCTGGACTTACACTG GCAACAAGCTAAATCTCACTAATGCGCGAGACGCCGCCGATCTCTCCAAATACACTGTAAGTGGGGAGTGGGAGCTGATAGACGCCACTTTGAACCGACATGAGGTCACTTACAGCTGCTGTCCGCACCCTTTCATCGACATTACATATACAATACAGGTGAAACGAAGAGTCCTTTTTTACATGATGAACTTGATTATTCCGTGCATCGTCCTGGCCGTGTTGACCGTGTTCTCATTCTATCTGCCGCCTGAGTCTGGTGAGCGAATGGGCCTTGTGATAACCATTTTGCTCGGTCTCACTGTATTCATGATGGTGTTTACAGACAACGTGCCTCGGACGTCGGAAGTCACGCCACTCATAGGCAAGTACTCCGTGACCGTCCTGGTTCAGGTCACGGTGGCCTTGCTTGTCACGTGTTCCATCCTGAGAGTGTATCATCGTGACCCGGAGAGGAACATGCCTAACTGGTTCCGCAAGTTGGTTTTCGATATTTTGGGTCCTATGCTGCTGGCACTGCCTTCTGAAGAGCGAACCAAGCTGCAACAAGAAGAAAAGAACAGGAATTTCTACGCCTCAAAAGTTCAGGGCGCTCCCTATGAAGTACACCACAGTCAAAATCATCTGATGGTTTCCCTGCCAAAGCTTATAAGTCCAAAGAGGGGTGATGGAGAAATAGGCAGTAAGTGTTTTCATACCTCCATGGGGTCCAATCTGTCGCTAACACCCGCGGACGAACGCATGGAAGAAATTGCTTGTGGTATGCGCACCATTGTGGCGCATTTGAAGGACGCGCAAGATTCAGACGCGAAAGTCAACGACTGGCATCACGCAGCCGCAGTACTGGACATCGCATTCTTTTGGATCACCGCCATTACCATATTGGGATCGACACTGGCTTTCTACTTTATGATTCCCAACTGA
- the LOC137992363 gene encoding neuronal acetylcholine receptor subunit alpha-3-like isoform X2: MNKSQAIKVQFDLAYSQLIYLDSKNQILSSKVWLRQMWNNPFLKWNPDNYGGIEAINIDPSLIWRPDIILHNNIGFGETGAIYNFDTKAVLKYTGYTEWFAPTEIHSICKIDITYFPFDEQKCPLVFGSWTYTGNKLNLTNARDAADLSKYTVSGEWELIDATLNRHEVTYSCCPHPFIDITYTIQVKRRVLFYMMNLIIPCIVLAVLTVFSFYLPPESGERMGLVITILLGLTVFMMVFTDNVPRTSEVTPLIGKYSVTVLVQVTVALLVTCSILRVYHRDPERNMPNWFRKLVFDILGPMLLALPSEERTKLQQEEKNRNFYASKVQGAPYEVHHSQNHLMVSLPKLISPKRGDGEIGSKCFHTSMGSNLSLTPADERMEEIACGMRTIVAHLKDAQDSDAKVNDWHHAAAVLDIAFFWITAITILGSTLAFYFMIPN, encoded by the exons ATGAACAAGTCCCAGGCAATCAAGGTTCAGTTTGATCTGGCATACAGTCAACTTATTTACCTG GATAGCAAAAATCAAATACTTTCAAGCAAAGTGTGGCTGAGGCAG ATGTGGAACAATCCATTTCTAAAATGGAATCCTGATAATTATGGCGGAATAGAAGCAATCAATATTGACCCGAGCCTAATATGGAGACCTGACATCATCCTCCACAACAA CATTGGGTTTGGTGAAACCGGTGCAATTTACAATTTTGACACCAAGGCTGTGCTCAAATACACTGGATATACAGAATGGTTTGCACCCACAGAAATACACAGCATCTGCAAAATCGATATCACCTATTTCCCATTTGACGAGCAGAAATGTCCGCTGGTATTCGGTTCCTGGACTTACACTG GCAACAAGCTAAATCTCACTAATGCGCGAGACGCCGCCGATCTCTCCAAATACACTGTAAGTGGGGAGTGGGAGCTGATAGACGCCACTTTGAACCGACATGAGGTCACTTACAGCTGCTGTCCGCACCCTTTCATCGACATTACATATACAATACAGGTGAAACGAAGAGTCCTTTTTTACATGATGAACTTGATTATTCCGTGCATCGTCCTGGCCGTGTTGACCGTGTTCTCATTCTATCTGCCGCCTGAGTCTGGTGAGCGAATGGGCCTTGTGATAACCATTTTGCTCGGTCTCACTGTATTCATGATGGTGTTTACAGACAACGTGCCTCGGACGTCGGAAGTCACGCCACTCATAGGCAAGTACTCCGTGACCGTCCTGGTTCAGGTCACGGTGGCCTTGCTTGTCACGTGTTCCATCCTGAGAGTGTATCATCGTGACCCGGAGAGGAACATGCCTAACTGGTTCCGCAAGTTGGTTTTCGATATTTTGGGTCCTATGCTGCTGGCACTGCCTTCTGAAGAGCGAACCAAGCTGCAACAAGAAGAAAAGAACAGGAATTTCTACGCCTCAAAAGTTCAGGGCGCTCCCTATGAAGTACACCACAGTCAAAATCATCTGATGGTTTCCCTGCCAAAGCTTATAAGTCCAAAGAGGGGTGATGGAGAAATAGGCAGTAAGTGTTTTCATACCTCCATGGGGTCCAATCTGTCGCTAACACCCGCGGACGAACGCATGGAAGAAATTGCTTGTGGTATGCGCACCATTGTGGCGCATTTGAAGGACGCGCAAGATTCAGACGCGAAAGTCAACGACTGGCATCACGCAGCCGCAGTACTGGACATCGCATTCTTTTGGATCACCGCCATTACCATATTGGGATCGACACTGGCTTTCTACTTTATGATTCCCAACTGA